In Deltaproteobacteria bacterium, a single window of DNA contains:
- a CDS encoding bifunctional precorrin-2 dehydrogenase/sirohydrochlorin ferrochelatase: MGHYPIFLELRERRCLVIGGGTIAERKVHGLLAAEATVTVVSPQLTPLLTNWSQQGAIQHIARAYRNGDLDGYHLVFVATDDGVVNAAVAREGREREIWVNAADDPAYCDFILPAVVQRGALSVAVATGGTSPALTRAIREELQEYFTADYSLLATVAAAVRLQLRADKRTVPGACWVQALRNEKFRDLVRAGLREEATGWLLEKLREEP; this comes from the coding sequence ATGGGCCATTATCCGATCTTTCTCGAATTACGCGAGCGACGCTGCCTGGTCATTGGTGGTGGCACTATTGCTGAGCGTAAAGTGCATGGCTTACTTGCCGCCGAAGCCACGGTGACGGTGGTGAGTCCGCAGTTGACGCCGCTGCTTACCAACTGGAGTCAGCAGGGTGCCATTCAACATATTGCTCGTGCGTATCGAAACGGAGACCTTGACGGCTATCATTTAGTCTTTGTTGCCACTGATGATGGTGTGGTGAACGCGGCTGTCGCTCGTGAAGGGCGCGAGCGAGAAATTTGGGTCAATGCTGCCGATGACCCAGCGTATTGCGATTTCATTTTACCTGCGGTTGTGCAACGGGGCGCATTGAGCGTTGCCGTAGCAACCGGTGGGACGAGTCCAGCGTTGACTCGCGCTATTCGCGAAGAACTGCAAGAATACTTCACTGCTGATTACAGCTTGCTAGCGACGGTCGCAGCTGCGGTGCGGTTGCAGCTCCGCGCCGACAAGCGAACCGTGCCTGGTGCCTGTTGGGTCCAGGCTCTGAGAAATGAAAAATTCCGCGATCTTGTTCGTGCCGGGTTGCGTGAAGAAGCTACAGGTTGGTTGCTGGAAAAACTGCGGGAGGAACCATGA